A genomic region of Rhodanobacter sp. contains the following coding sequences:
- a CDS encoding fructose-bisphosphate aldolase class I, with the protein MSIEDLESVALAMVAPGKGIIAIDESTNTIKKRFEAVGIENTEENRRAYRELLLTTPGLNEHISGAILYDETIRQSTKDGVPFTQLMKKLGIIPGIKVDKGPVPLAGFPGDVVTEGLDGLRERLAEYVKLGAQFAKWRAVINISEDNPSSTAIEANCHALARYAALCQEAGLVPMVEPEVIMDGDHSIEVSYEVHEAVLRSLFGALYEQNVMLEGTILKVSMVIPGKDSSEQADVEEVAEATVRVLKTCVPASLPGIVFLSGGQTDEQSTAHLNAMNRIGPHPWPLSFSYGRAMQQAALKLWAKDMKANYAEAQKTVHARAKDNGLAAQGRWKG; encoded by the coding sequence ATGAGTATCGAAGATCTCGAAAGCGTCGCCTTGGCCATGGTCGCCCCCGGCAAGGGCATCATCGCCATCGACGAGTCGACCAACACCATCAAGAAGCGCTTCGAGGCCGTCGGCATCGAGAACACGGAAGAAAACCGCCGCGCCTACCGCGAACTGCTGCTCACCACGCCGGGCCTGAACGAGCACATCTCCGGCGCGATCCTGTACGACGAAACCATCCGCCAGTCCACCAAGGACGGCGTGCCGTTCACCCAGCTGATGAAGAAGCTCGGCATCATCCCGGGCATCAAGGTGGACAAGGGCCCGGTGCCGCTGGCCGGCTTCCCCGGCGACGTGGTCACCGAAGGCCTCGACGGCCTGCGCGAGCGCTTGGCCGAATACGTCAAGCTCGGCGCCCAGTTCGCCAAGTGGCGCGCCGTGATCAACATCTCCGAGGACAACCCGTCCTCCACCGCGATCGAGGCGAACTGCCACGCGCTGGCCCGCTACGCCGCGCTGTGCCAGGAGGCCGGCCTGGTGCCGATGGTCGAGCCGGAGGTGATCATGGACGGCGACCACAGCATCGAGGTGAGCTACGAGGTGCACGAAGCCGTGCTGCGCAGCCTGTTCGGCGCGCTGTACGAGCAGAACGTGATGCTGGAGGGCACCATCCTCAAGGTCAGCATGGTGATTCCGGGCAAGGATTCGTCCGAGCAGGCCGACGTCGAGGAAGTGGCCGAGGCCACCGTGCGCGTGCTCAAGACCTGCGTGCCGGCTTCGCTGCCTGGCATCGTGTTCCTCTCCGGCGGCCAGACCGACGAACAGAGCACGGCCCACCTCAACGCGATGAACCGCATCGGCCCGCATCCGTGGCCGCTGTCGTTCTCCTACGGCCGCGCCATGCAGCAGGCCGCGCTCAAGCTGTGGGCCAAGGACATGAAGGCCAACTACGCCGAGGCGCAGAAGACCGTGCACGCGCGTGCCAAGGACAACGGCCTCGCCGCGCAGGGGCGCTGGAAAGGCTGA
- the pyk gene encoding pyruvate kinase, protein MTNSPLRRTKIVATLGPATDAPGMLESIIANGVDVVRLNLSHGQPDDHRARAAAVKAAAAAAGREVGVLADLQGPKIRVEKFANGPIQLEVGQPFVLDCRADAPPGDISRVGVSYLGLPQDVRPDDVLLLDDGLVALTVNKVAGTEIHCTVLVGGKLSDRKGLNRQGGGLSVSALSDKDKADIKLAAEIGADFLAVSFVRSADDMHLARRLLEEAGGSAALVSKIERADAIPVLGEIIDASDVVMVARGDLGVEIGDAELPGLQKKIIRETVQRNRAVITATQMLQSMVRSPIPTRAEVLDVANAVIDGTDAVMLSEETAAGAHPDKAVAAMARICLGAERQFEPKEDLANASHHLSRTDQAIALAAMVLAAQLGVRAIVALTESGATAQWLSRYRSAVPIYGLSPFAAARRRMQVLRDVRAVEFSHGQNQSMASSTRAAVRQLFEQGKLAAGDSVVITYGDRVGHVGGTNTLKLLAVGAGGAVDSMRDL, encoded by the coding sequence ATGACCAACTCGCCGCTACGCCGCACCAAGATCGTCGCCACCCTCGGCCCCGCCACCGACGCGCCGGGCATGCTCGAAAGCATCATTGCCAACGGCGTCGACGTGGTTCGCCTCAACCTTTCGCACGGACAGCCGGACGACCACCGTGCCCGCGCCGCGGCGGTGAAGGCGGCGGCCGCGGCGGCGGGTCGCGAAGTGGGCGTGCTGGCCGACCTGCAGGGCCCGAAGATCCGCGTGGAGAAATTCGCGAACGGGCCGATCCAGCTCGAAGTCGGCCAGCCCTTCGTGCTGGACTGCCGCGCCGATGCGCCGCCCGGCGACATTTCCCGCGTCGGCGTGAGCTACCTCGGCCTGCCGCAGGACGTGCGCCCCGACGACGTGCTGCTGCTGGACGACGGCCTGGTCGCGCTCACCGTCAACAAGGTCGCCGGCACCGAGATCCACTGCACCGTGCTGGTGGGCGGCAAGCTGTCCGACCGCAAAGGCCTCAACCGCCAGGGCGGCGGCCTGTCCGTCTCCGCGCTGTCGGACAAGGACAAGGCCGACATCAAGCTCGCTGCCGAGATCGGCGCGGATTTCCTCGCGGTCTCCTTCGTGCGTTCGGCCGACGACATGCACCTGGCGCGCCGCTTGCTCGAAGAGGCCGGCGGCAGCGCCGCGCTGGTGTCCAAGATCGAGCGCGCCGACGCGATCCCCGTGCTGGGCGAGATCATCGACGCCTCCGACGTGGTGATGGTGGCGCGCGGCGACCTGGGCGTGGAGATCGGCGACGCCGAATTGCCCGGCCTGCAGAAGAAGATCATTCGCGAGACGGTGCAGCGCAACCGCGCGGTGATCACCGCCACGCAGATGCTGCAGTCGATGGTGCGCTCGCCCATCCCCACCCGCGCCGAAGTGCTGGACGTGGCGAACGCGGTGATCGACGGCACCGATGCGGTGATGTTGTCCGAAGAGACCGCCGCCGGCGCCCACCCCGACAAGGCGGTGGCGGCGATGGCGCGCATCTGCCTGGGCGCCGAACGCCAGTTCGAGCCGAAGGAAGACCTGGCCAACGCCAGTCACCATCTCAGCCGCACCGACCAGGCGATCGCGCTGGCCGCGATGGTGCTGGCGGCCCAGCTCGGCGTGCGCGCGATCGTGGCGCTCACCGAATCCGGCGCCACCGCGCAGTGGCTGTCGCGCTACCGCAGCGCCGTGCCGATCTACGGCCTGTCGCCGTTCGCCGCCGCACGCCGCCGCATGCAGGTGCTGCGCGACGTGCGCGCGGTGGAATTCAGCCACGGCCAGAACCAGAGCATGGCCTCCTCCACTCGTGCCGCCGTGCGCCAGTTGTTCGAGCAAGGCAAGCTGGCCGCGGGCGACAGCGTGGTGATCACCTACGGCGACCGCGTGGGCCACGTCGGCGGCACCAACACGCTCAAGCTGCTGGCGGTGGGCGCGGGCGGCGCGGTGGACAGCATGCGCGACCTCTGA
- a CDS encoding S1/P1 nuclease — protein sequence MKSIRRLLVASLTAVFALVPAAQAWGPLGHSIVAELAQERLSPAAEAEVEHLLAADHTTRLADIASWPDEIQDNPALDSLWKQTRKLHYINFRGGQTCDYVPPRDCRDGECVVDGLAHYVAILGDKSQPDAVRLQALKFVVHFAGDIHQPLHAGYRDDLGGNKYQVQFEGEGSNLHRVWDSGMLKTRGLDWKAYAQRLDAEGPVALPPPIAPLDNPYAQWAEESCRITARPGFYPDGHKIGPAYVDAELPVAEDQLRIAGRRLAEVLNLALGQ from the coding sequence ATGAAGTCCATCCGCCGCTTGTTGGTCGCCTCGCTGACGGCCGTGTTCGCTCTCGTTCCCGCTGCGCAGGCCTGGGGCCCGCTGGGGCACAGCATCGTCGCCGAGCTGGCGCAAGAGCGCCTGAGCCCCGCCGCCGAGGCCGAAGTCGAACACCTGCTCGCCGCAGACCACACCACCCGGCTTGCCGACATCGCCAGCTGGCCGGACGAAATCCAGGACAATCCGGCGCTGGACAGCCTGTGGAAGCAGACCCGCAAGCTGCACTACATCAATTTCCGCGGCGGCCAGACTTGCGACTACGTGCCGCCGCGCGATTGCCGCGACGGCGAATGCGTGGTGGACGGGCTGGCGCATTACGTGGCGATCCTCGGCGACAAGTCGCAACCGGACGCCGTGCGCCTGCAGGCGCTGAAGTTCGTGGTGCATTTCGCCGGAGACATCCATCAGCCGCTGCACGCCGGCTACCGTGACGACCTCGGCGGCAACAAGTACCAGGTGCAGTTCGAAGGCGAGGGCAGCAACCTGCACCGCGTGTGGGACTCGGGCATGTTGAAGACGCGCGGCCTCGACTGGAAGGCCTATGCGCAGCGGCTCGATGCGGAAGGTCCGGTGGCGCTGCCGCCGCCGATCGCGCCGCTGGACAATCCCTACGCGCAGTGGGCCGAGGAGTCGTGCCGCATCACCGCCAGGCCAGGTTTCTATCCGGACGGCCACAAGATCGGCCCGGCCTACGTCGATGCCGAACTGCCGGTGGCCGAGGATCAATTGCGCATCGCCGGCCGCCGCCTCGCCGAAGTGCTGAACCTCGCGCTGGGGCAGTGA
- a CDS encoding membrane protein, with the protein MNRLAAWLAGLLFGAGLAWSGMADPHKVLGFLDVAGAWDPSLLLVMAGATLTYAIGWRLVMRRERPWLDTRFHVPVNRRIDKRLLVGAVLFGLGWGLGGYCPGPALAGVGLGNADLLWLLPAMLLGWWLARRWSH; encoded by the coding sequence ATGAACCGGCTGGCGGCATGGCTGGCCGGTCTGCTGTTCGGCGCGGGCCTGGCCTGGTCGGGCATGGCGGATCCGCACAAGGTGCTGGGTTTCCTCGACGTGGCCGGCGCGTGGGACCCCAGCCTGCTGCTGGTGATGGCGGGTGCGACGCTGACTTACGCGATCGGTTGGCGACTCGTGATGCGACGGGAGCGGCCGTGGCTGGACACGCGATTCCACGTGCCCGTGAATCGCCGCATCGACAAGCGGTTGCTGGTCGGTGCGGTGCTGTTCGGCCTTGGCTGGGGGCTCGGCGGCTATTGCCCCGGTCCTGCGCTGGCGGGCGTCGGCCTGGGCAATGCCGATCTCTTATGGTTGCTGCCGGCGATGCTGCTGGGGTGGTGGCTGGCGAGGCGCTGGTCGCACTGA